The Nitrospira sp. genome contains a region encoding:
- a CDS encoding cation-translocating P-type ATPase, which yields MTTETPLATQPKGSVWHSQSAEDVLAHLGSTTTGLSAPEAARRLAADGPNELKEGAPISPLQIFLAQFKSLIIWILIAAAVVSGLLGERMDALAILAIVILNAVIGFYQEFKAEKSIAALKKMTSPHATVRRGGQVTSIPASGVVAGDILALEAGDLIAADARLLEAASLKCIESALTGESQAVMKQAGTLGERDVPLGDRTNMIFMGTSVAAGTGLAVVVATAMNTELGRIAGLIEEAGSEGGTPLQKKLDSFGHLLVWATLGIVALLFGLGLLRGIPPFELFMTSVSLAVAAVPEGLPAVVTVALALGVLRMSRRRALMRKLPAVETLGSTTVICTDKTGTLTVGQMTVRALYVAGQRYDVTGEGYGPDGDVRVEGTKADAQQAVPLLELATVLLGCNHAHLVQEDGTWNVIGDPTEGALLTAGRKAGGNRERIEQDLPKQHEIPFDSDRKRSTVIRTMPDGTLRAFINGAPDVLLARCTKVYTGTGVRLMTDEDRQTIVAQNDAMAQQALRVLGSAYRDLDNVSPADFTAEAVERDLVFVGLSGMYDPPRQEATEAVAKCRAAGIRVVMITGDHPQTAMAIARELGIAPGGNAALTGLELDQLSDDALRQRAPTVAVYARVTAEHKLRIVRAWKANEAVVAMTGDGVNDAPAIKGADIGIAMGQSGTEVTKQASDMIITDDNFASIVAAVEEGRGIYDNIRKTLQYLLAGNTGELLLMTICVVIGLPTPLLPIHLLWINLVTDGLPALCLATDPIDPDVMTRRPRRRSERITDRGFLGTMVFTGCLTAGVAFAVYLYGLQTETVDMARTEAFAVLVFAELLRAFGGRSATKPVWRISLFSNLNLAIVVSVSFGLQVWSHHNATLGRFLKTSFLSLADCVLLLAVGTIPLVVLELVKVVRHTPQPRKAKP from the coding sequence ATGACCACAGAAACTCCCCTGGCCACTCAACCGAAGGGCAGCGTCTGGCACAGCCAGTCGGCTGAGGACGTGCTGGCCCACCTCGGTTCCACAACGACCGGACTGTCTGCGCCGGAGGCCGCGCGGCGCCTGGCCGCCGACGGCCCGAACGAGCTGAAGGAAGGCGCACCCATCAGCCCGCTCCAGATCTTCCTCGCCCAGTTCAAGAGTCTGATCATCTGGATCCTCATCGCCGCGGCTGTGGTCTCCGGTCTGCTGGGCGAACGGATGGACGCCCTCGCCATCCTTGCCATCGTCATACTAAACGCCGTCATCGGTTTCTATCAGGAATTCAAAGCCGAAAAATCCATCGCCGCGCTCAAAAAGATGACGTCGCCCCACGCTACGGTGCGGCGCGGCGGACAGGTCACGTCGATTCCCGCCTCGGGCGTCGTCGCGGGCGATATCCTCGCACTGGAAGCCGGCGACCTGATCGCAGCCGACGCACGGCTGTTGGAGGCGGCCTCCCTCAAGTGCATCGAGTCCGCGCTGACCGGTGAATCGCAGGCGGTCATGAAACAGGCCGGCACGTTGGGAGAGCGCGATGTCCCGCTGGGCGACCGCACAAACATGATCTTCATGGGCACCAGTGTCGCGGCCGGCACGGGCCTGGCCGTCGTGGTGGCCACGGCCATGAACACGGAGCTGGGCCGCATTGCCGGCCTCATCGAAGAGGCGGGGTCGGAGGGGGGCACGCCGCTGCAGAAGAAGCTCGACTCGTTCGGGCATCTTCTCGTGTGGGCGACGCTGGGCATCGTCGCGCTGTTGTTCGGGCTGGGGCTGCTGCGTGGGATCCCGCCCTTCGAGCTCTTCATGACCTCGGTCAGCCTCGCTGTGGCTGCCGTGCCGGAAGGGCTGCCTGCTGTCGTTACGGTGGCACTCGCGCTCGGGGTGTTGCGCATGTCCCGCCGCCGCGCGCTCATGCGCAAACTGCCCGCGGTCGAAACGCTCGGTTCGACCACGGTCATTTGCACGGACAAGACCGGCACCTTGACGGTCGGCCAAATGACCGTGCGCGCGCTCTACGTTGCGGGCCAACGCTACGACGTCACCGGCGAAGGGTACGGGCCGGACGGCGACGTGCGCGTCGAGGGCACGAAGGCGGACGCGCAGCAGGCCGTGCCGTTGCTCGAACTGGCGACCGTCCTCCTTGGCTGTAACCACGCCCATCTCGTCCAGGAAGACGGGACGTGGAACGTCATCGGCGACCCCACCGAAGGCGCCTTGCTCACGGCCGGTCGCAAAGCCGGCGGAAACCGGGAGCGCATTGAGCAGGACCTGCCGAAGCAGCATGAAATTCCCTTCGACTCCGACCGGAAGCGCAGCACCGTGATTCGCACGATGCCGGACGGAACGCTCCGCGCCTTCATCAATGGCGCGCCCGACGTGTTGTTGGCACGCTGTACCAAGGTCTACACCGGCACTGGGGTCCGCCTCATGACGGACGAGGATCGCCAGACCATCGTGGCGCAGAACGACGCGATGGCACAGCAAGCCCTGCGCGTGCTCGGTTCGGCCTATCGTGACCTGGACAACGTGTCGCCCGCTGACTTCACCGCGGAGGCCGTGGAGCGCGATCTCGTGTTCGTCGGGCTGTCGGGGATGTATGATCCGCCACGTCAGGAGGCCACAGAAGCCGTCGCAAAATGCCGTGCCGCTGGGATTCGCGTGGTGATGATTACCGGCGACCATCCGCAGACCGCGATGGCCATTGCGCGGGAACTCGGCATCGCGCCGGGCGGCAACGCCGCCCTCACTGGGCTGGAGTTGGACCAGCTGTCCGATGACGCACTCCGGCAGCGTGCGCCCACAGTCGCCGTGTACGCGCGTGTCACCGCCGAGCACAAACTCCGCATCGTTCGTGCCTGGAAAGCGAACGAGGCGGTGGTCGCGATGACCGGCGACGGGGTCAACGACGCCCCGGCCATCAAAGGCGCCGACATCGGTATTGCCATGGGGCAATCAGGCACGGAAGTCACTAAGCAGGCCTCGGACATGATTATCACCGACGACAACTTCGCCTCGATCGTTGCCGCCGTCGAAGAGGGCCGCGGCATCTACGACAACATCCGCAAGACGCTCCAATATCTATTAGCAGGCAACACGGGTGAACTGCTGCTGATGACCATCTGCGTGGTCATTGGGCTTCCGACCCCGCTCCTGCCGATTCACTTGCTCTGGATTAATCTCGTGACCGACGGCTTGCCCGCACTTTGTCTAGCCACCGACCCCATCGACCCTGACGTGATGACGCGCCGCCCGCGCCGCCGGTCTGAGCGCATCACCGACCGCGGCTTCCTCGGCACGATGGTCTTTACTGGGTGCCTCACGGCCGGTGTGGCGTTTGCGGTGTACCTCTACGGCTTGCAGACGGAAACCGTAGACATGGCCCGCACCGAGGCCTTTGCGGTGCTGGTCTTCGCCGAACTTCTGCGCGCCTTCGGCGGTCGGAGTGCAACCAAGCCCGTCTGGCGCATCTCCCTGTTCTCGAACCTCAATCTCGCCATCGTGGTGTCCGTGTCGTTCGGCCTTCAAGTCTGGAGTCATCACAACGCGACGCTGGGCCGCTTCCTGAAGACGTCATTCCTGTCGCTCGCCGATTGCGTCCTGCTGCTGGCCGTGGGTACGATCCCGCTGGTGGTGTTGGAGCTGGTGAAGGTCGTGCGGCACACCCCGCAGCCAAGAAAGGCCAAGCCATGA